From Anaerohalosphaera lusitana, one genomic window encodes:
- a CDS encoding sensor histidine kinase codes for MAGILEKRQAIHSRLATEQERNAELQSHVDSLQPLANVGLVSSMIAHEINNILTPLGSYAELSLQHPDDPNLTEKALKKTLANTKRASQILDSMLKLASNKPQPKEICNVNALLDEVFQCIARDLGKDGISVERDIPEELAVSVQPNLFQQVLMNLILNARQAMLPAGGRLRILAAIKTDCVEISVFDTGEGIAASDLGHVFEPFFTKRGSEKSDKKGSGLGLAFCKKIVEAHGGTISVDSERHVGTTFKITLPNA; via the coding sequence GTGGCAGGCATATTGGAGAAGAGGCAGGCAATACATTCCAGACTCGCGACAGAGCAAGAGCGTAATGCGGAACTGCAATCTCATGTCGACTCGCTGCAGCCGCTTGCGAATGTGGGCCTTGTTTCGTCGATGATAGCACACGAGATCAACAACATACTGACGCCTCTGGGGAGCTACGCGGAGCTTTCGCTGCAGCATCCGGATGATCCAAATCTCACAGAAAAGGCACTCAAAAAGACGCTGGCGAACACCAAACGGGCATCACAAATCCTTGACAGCATGCTGAAACTGGCCAGCAATAAACCTCAGCCGAAGGAGATCTGCAACGTCAACGCCCTTCTGGACGAGGTATTTCAATGTATCGCACGGGATCTGGGTAAGGATGGGATCAGTGTTGAGCGGGACATACCTGAGGAGCTTGCAGTCAGCGTCCAGCCTAATTTATTCCAGCAGGTCCTAATGAATCTGATCCTCAATGCCAGGCAGGCGATGCTGCCGGCGGGCGGCAGGCTGCGAATATTGGCTGCGATCAAGACAGATTGCGTGGAAATATCCGTTTTTGACACGGGTGAAGGTATTGCGGCTTCTGATCTGGGGCATGTATTTGAGCCGTTTTTTACCAAACGCGGATCAGAAAAAAGCGACAAAAAGGGAAGCGGGCTTGGGCTGGCATTCTGCAAAAAAATTGTCGAAGCTCACGGGGGAACCATTAGTGTGGACTCCGAGAGGCATGTTGGGACCACATTCAAAATAACACTTCCAAATGCTTGA
- a CDS encoding hemolysin family protein — MKAILANLGQILLMIALLAGSGFMSGSETAFFNLTRRQVQAFRQSSHRLHLAAAHLLGRPRILLTSLLFANMTVNVLYFAISSVLSMNLAKLIHPAMAGVTGIGAFVLLLLFGEMLPKSIAYSHSRQFALAAAPGVYLCTRITAPLLAIFDFIIVSPAVRLLTGGKVGQPIRQVNPKQLKILIDSSFQKGAITPDQSQIFSSVVELGFLKVRHVMRPRVDMVACDIRMPLADIKKTMTDNDLTVIPIYSRDIDNFIGVIYLKDLLLRPDEQPNRLLKRVPFVPEQKSIESLLEFFRESDIEVAVALDEFGGIAGIIDLQDIIEELLGTEETEGMEEPIQQLGPLKYRLSANLPVHEWSQSFGIDLEQSRFATVGGFVTALLRRVPKEGDTAKLGNIKFTVEKVKKHRIESIILELEPLAKE, encoded by the coding sequence GTGAAAGCAATACTCGCAAATCTCGGACAGATACTACTGATGATAGCTTTGCTGGCCGGTTCGGGCTTCATGTCCGGCTCGGAGACGGCGTTTTTCAACCTTACCCGCCGTCAGGTCCAGGCATTCAGGCAGTCATCTCACCGCCTGCATCTGGCAGCGGCGCATCTTCTTGGTCGGCCAAGGATCCTGTTGACCAGCCTTCTTTTCGCCAATATGACGGTAAACGTTCTTTATTTTGCAATATCGAGCGTGCTGTCGATGAACCTGGCTAAACTGATCCATCCTGCGATGGCGGGCGTTACGGGTATTGGGGCCTTTGTGCTTTTGCTTCTGTTCGGGGAGATGCTGCCCAAATCCATCGCTTATTCGCACTCGCGTCAGTTCGCGTTGGCAGCGGCGCCGGGTGTTTACCTTTGTACAAGGATTACGGCCCCCCTGCTTGCGATTTTTGATTTTATCATTGTGAGTCCGGCAGTTCGTCTTTTGACGGGCGGTAAAGTTGGTCAGCCAATAAGGCAGGTCAATCCCAAACAGTTGAAGATCCTGATCGATTCATCTTTTCAAAAGGGAGCGATTACACCTGACCAGTCACAGATATTTTCATCTGTGGTGGAACTGGGATTTCTTAAGGTGCGACACGTTATGCGGCCTCGGGTAGACATGGTCGCCTGTGATATACGCATGCCTCTTGCAGACATCAAGAAGACGATGACAGATAATGACCTTACGGTCATACCGATCTACAGCAGGGACATCGATAATTTCATAGGCGTGATCTATTTGAAAGATCTGCTGCTCAGACCCGATGAACAGCCCAACAGACTTTTGAAACGTGTGCCGTTCGTACCTGAACAGAAGAGCATCGAGTCGCTGCTTGAGTTTTTCAGGGAAAGCGATATTGAGGTTGCTGTTGCGCTGGACGAATTTGGGGGTATTGCGGGCATAATAGACTTGCAGGACATTATCGAGGAACTGCTCGGGACTGAAGAAACTGAGGGAATGGAGGAGCCGATACAGCAGCTTGGACCGTTGAAGTACAGACTTTCAGCAAATCTGCCGGTGCATGAATGGTCGCAATCTTTTGGGATAGACCTTGAGCAGAGTCGGTTTGCGACGGTTGGCGGATTTGTGACCGCCCTGCTCAGGCGTGTACCAAAGGAGGGCGATACGGCAAAATTGGGCAACATAAAGTTCACCGTCGAAAAGGTTAAAAAGCACAGGATCGAATCCATCATTCTTGAACTGGAGCCGTTGGCGAAGGAATGA